The Paludisphaera rhizosphaerae genome segment TCCGCGATCGGAGAGAGGCGGGGCGAGTCCTCGCCGAGTCTCTTTCGAAATACGCCGGACGTTCCGACGTGTTGGTTCTGGGGCTGCCGCGCGGCGGCGTGCCGGTGGCGTATGAGGCGGCCCACGCCCTGGGAGCGCCGCTCGACGTGTTCCTGGTCCGCAAGCTCGGCGTACCGGGTCATGAGGAGCTGGCCTTCGGCGCATTGGCGTCGGGGGGCGTTCGGCTGCTGAATCGAGACGTCGTCGAGGCCCTGCGGATCCAGCCGCAGGTCGTCGAGGCGGTCACGAAGATGGAGGCGACCGAGTTGGGACGTCGCGAGCGGCAGTATCGCGACGACCGCCCCGCGCCCGAGGTGCGAGACAGGACCGTCATTCTGATCGACGACGGCCTGGCCACCGGAGCGAGCATGCGCGCGGCCGTCGCCGCGTTGAAACGAATGGGGCCGGCGAGGGTCGTGGTCGCCGTCCCCGTCGCGGCTCGTCAAACGGTTGACGAGATGTCCCACGAGGTCGACGAGATCGTTTGCGCGAGAACTCCGGAGCCGTTCCAGGCGGTCGGCCTTTGGTACGCCGACTTCAGCCAGACGAGCGACGCGGAGGTGAGTGAATTGCTTCGACAGGCGGAGCGAGAGCAAGAAGCGGCCCGGACGGCGTCCCGCTGAGCGCGGCGTTCGGGGGTGAGATGGATTTCAGCCAGGAGTTGATTCGATGATTCAGACCATCGACGGCGTGCAGACGATCCCCGTCCAGATCCCCGCCGTGGGCGTCATGTTGGAGGGCGACCTGGCGGTTCCGCCGGACGCGCGCGGAGCGGTCCTGTTTGCGCACGGCAGCGGCAGCGGCCGGTTCAGCGAACGCAACCGAGCCGTCGCCGCGACGCTCCAGGCGGCGGGGTTCGCCACCCTGCTGTTCGACCTGCTCACGGCGGCCGAGGAACGCGAAGAACGATACACCCGCCATCTGCGGTTCGACATCGACCTGCTGATCGGCCGGCTGGTGGCCGCGACCGAGTGGATCGAACGTCGTCCGGAGACGGTCGGCCTGAAGCTCGGCTACTTCGGGGCGAGCACCGGCGGCGCTGCGGCCCTGGGGGCGGCGGCTGAGCGTCCCGAGGTCGCCGCCGTCGTCTCGCGCGGCGGTCGACCCGACCTCACGCCCGACGCCTCGCTGTTCGCGGTCCAGGCGCCGACGCTGCTGATCGTCGGCGGCGACGACCGCCAGGTGCTGGCCCTGAACCGACGGACCATGGCCCGGATGAGGGCCCCCGTCGCCCTGGAGATCGTCCCCGGGGCGACCCATCTCTTCGAAGAACCGGGCGCTCTGGATCAGGTCGCCCGGCTGGCTCGCGAGTGGTTCGAGACCTATCTCCGGTAAGGCCTGAGCGGTCGGCCGGAGTGGAAGGAGAGGGAGTCATGGCTTCCATGACGCGCCTTTCGCGGGCGGAGGCGCCGCCGTCGCCCGCACTCGTCGCCGAGGTTCAGGGGCTGGCCCGCCCGCTGCGGGGGCCCGCCGACCTGGACCCCCTGCTGGAACGGATCGGCGACGCCCGCTACGTCCTGCTGGGAGAAGCCTCGCACGGCACGTCCGAGTTCTACACCTGGCGCTCCCAGATCAGCCGCCGCTTGATCGTCGAGAAAGGCTTCTCGTTCATCGCCGTCGAGGGGGACTGGCCCGACTGCTATCAGGTCGACCAGTTCGTCAAGGGCCGCGGCCCGGCCGGCGAAACCGCCCGCGACGTGCTCCACGGCTTCGAGCGATGGCCGACCTGGATGTGGGCCAACGAGGAGGTCGTCGAGCTGGTCGAGTGGCTCCGGAGTCACAACGCCGCACAGCCCTCCGCGCGCCGCGTCGGCCTCTACGGCCTGGACGTCTACAGCCTATGGGATTCGCTCTACGCGATCATGGGCTACCTCCAGCGCAAGGAGCCCTCGGCCCTGCCGGCCGCGTGGGAAGCCTTCCGTTGTTTTGAACCCTACGGCGAAGACGTGCAGGAATACGCCCGCGCCTCGCGGTTCGTCCCCAACTCCTGCGAGGACGAGGTCGTCGATCTGCTCCAGGAGCTGCGTCGTCGGTCTGGACCGTCGTCGGCTGGAGAATCCGAGGATGATCGCGAAGCCCGGTTCGTCGCCGAGCAGAACGGCCTGGTGCTCCAGAACGCCGAGGCTTACTACCGAGCCATGGTCCGGGGAGGACCCGATTCCTGGAACCTCCGCGACAGTCACATGGTTGAAACCCTGGATCGGTTGATGCTCCAGCACGGCCCGGACGCGCGGGCGATCGTCTGGGAGCACAACACCCACATCGGCGACGCCCGATTCACCGACATGGCCGAGCAGGGCGAGTACAACGTCGGGCAGCTCGTCCGCGAACGCCACGGCGACGACGGGGTCGTGCTCGTCGGCTTCGGCTCGCACCGAGGGCGCGTGATCGCCGGTCGACGTTGGGAGGCTCCGATGGAGAGCATGGTCGTCCCCCGCGCCCGCGAGGGGAGCTGGGAAGACGTCGTCCATCGGGCCGTCGGCCGTGACGCGATTTTGGTCTTCAAGCCGGACCGCGCGAGCCCCGAGATCATGGAGCCTCGCGGCCACCGCGCCATCGGCGTCGTCTATCGGCCGGAGTACGAGCACCTGGGCAACTACGTCCCCACGATCCTGCCGCGACGTTACGACGCCTTCCTCCATCTGGAGGAGACTCACGCGTTGCACCCGCTGTCCGGCGTCCGCGTGGAAGAGCGAGGCGAGACGCCCGAGACCTTCCCCTCAGGCGTCTGAGGCTCGGTCAGAAGAACATCGCGAACCGCATCCAGAAGGTGTTGTACTGGTCGACGTATCCAGGGCCGACGAGCGGGATCGGGTTGTTGAACCAGGTCCAGACGTAGTCGAAACTCACGCGGGTGTACTTGTTGGGCCACCAGTTCATGCCGGTCATGAAGCTGTCCATTCGCTCCGTCGAACGCGTGGGGTCGGCGAAGCCGCGGTCGATGTCGCCGCGACCGGCGTTGAACTCGGACCACTGCGCGGCGATTTGCCAGGCGCCGGGGCCGTACTGGCCGCGGCTGGGGATGAACGGCCGCAAGGGCTCCGTGACCGCGTAGCCCTGGAAGCCGCTGCCCATGAAATCGCGCTCGCCGGTCAGGTAGTACGAGGCGTTCACGTAATAGGCCCACTGAGTCGACCGGCCGCGATTGACGCCGTCGGTCAGCTCGCGGCTGAAGTTCATCATCTCCGCCAGGACGCTGAAGCGGCCGAACCAGTAGACGTGCGGCGCGACCCGCGACCGCATGCCGTCGGCCCAGACGTTCTGGTTGTAGACGTACCAGGGGAGGCCGACGACCGTGACGAAGCTGGGGTTCGTCGTCGCCTCGCCGTTGTTCGTGAAGGCGATGCTCGTCTGGTCCAGCTTGTAGTGGTTGTCCCCTGCCGAGAACCCAACGCCGCCGCCCAGACCCTCGAAGTGCGAGTCCTTCCAGGCGTCGCCGCGGAAGGGCGTGAAGTCGACGGCGCCGTTGTACTCGACGTTCCGATTGAGGTCGCCGTACAGCGAGGTCGCGGAGTTGGTCACGCCCGACCACCACTGCATCCGGTTGTCGAACAAGGTGCCGTTGAACATGACGCCGAAAGGCCGCTTGGCCGCCAACTGAAACAGGGGCGAGTTCGTGATCACCGGCTCCAGCGCCGGGGAGAAGGCGTAATACTCGTACAAGGGCGGCGTCAGTCCCTTACCGACGCGCATGTTGACGTACTTGTTGATATGCCAGGCCACGAACATGTCGAGAAGGTTGTAGGTGCCCAGGAAAGCCTGGGTGCCGACCTGATAGCTCCAGTCCTTGGTGATGTTCCCGTAGAAGTACATACGAGTGAACGGGCTGTTGAAGTTCTGCTCGTTGGTGGGCATGTTGGCGCGGTCGAAGAAGGTGCCGTCCAGGGTGAGCTGGCTGGTGACGTTGAGCGAGAACTCGTCGTCGTCGGTGCTGAAGCTGAAGTACCCGCCGCCGCCGTTGGGGCCTGTGGCGTCATGGTGGAACTTGTAGCGTCCCTTCAGGGGATAACGGTCGGCGTCGGGCGGCTCGCCCGTGTCGGGGCCGAAGGCGCCGGACTGATACCGATTGGGGAGGCCGTTGAACCCGCCTCTGCCTTCCTCGGCCGCCGTCAACGGCGAACCGAAACCGCCCCAATTGCGGCCGTCGCCGCCAGGGCCGGCGACGCCGGCTGGGGCACCGCCGCCGCCGCCCACGCTGATGCCCTGAAGTTGGCGCTGGAGTATCTCGACCTGAGCCTTAAGCTGGCGGGCCTCGGCGACTTCGGCGCGGAGCTGCCGCAGCTCGGAAAGAATATCGGCGTCGGTGGCGAGCCCCGCGCTTGGAGGAACCGCGCCTGACGGTATCGGCGGCGTCGTGGGGGTCTGGCCTATGGCCTGCACCGCCGACGCCAGCGCCAGCCCGAGGGCGGCGACGAACCGACAGAAATTGGCGCGTCCCACGAACACCTCCTCGACCCCTCGGACGCATGGGTGACGTCCCATCCTCAGCGCGCGGCCAGCCGTTCAAGCCGATCGGCGTCGTTTGTATCGATCACAAGGACTGTGAGGCTTGAGGGGGATTATGAAAGGAAGCGAAATTTTGGGACGGCTTCAGGGTTGATTCGCCATTACGGGCGTGAGATCCTCGGAAAACACGGACGGTTTCAACACGTCCCCCCAGGCTCGTGCGGTGAATCACGCGAATGCAAGCGTTCAAGCCCTCCTCGGCTGTCGCCCGGTATTTTGACCTGGCGATTCTGCGGGGCGTCGGACAGATCATGTTCCAGGGGCACGCCGGTACGGGCGTTTGCTTCCTGGCGGGGATCGCCCTGGCCTCGCCGATCATGCTCCTGGGAGCTGTGCTTGGCGCCTTGATCGGACCGATGACGGCTCGCGTTGCGGGATTCGACAAGGATCAGATCGAGCAGGGGCTGTTCGGGTTCAACTCGACGCTCGTCGGTCTGGCCACGCTCTTCTTCCTGAAGCCGGCGGGACTGACGTTCACCCTGCTGGTCCTGGGTTGCATCGCCTCGACGTTCATCACCTGGCTGGCGATGCGGTTCCTGCCGTTCCCGGCCTACACGGGCCCCTTCGTCGTGTCGACGTGGATCTTGCTCGTCATCGCCCACGCGATTGCGGGGAACTCGCTCGACGTCTCCCCCGCGTCGGAGGCCGTCGCGCCGGGGGGCTTCATCGAGCAAGTTCTGCGGGGCGAGGCCGAGGTCATGCTGGGGGCGAACGTCGTCACGGGGATTCTGTTCCTCGTCGGGATCGCCCTGAGCGACGTTTGGCACGCCGGCATGGCTCTTCTGGGCTCGATCGTCGGCACCGCCATGGCCGACTATCACGGCGATCCGACGCAGGCGATCTCGATCGGAATCTACGGTTACAACGCGGCCCTGGCGGCGATGGCGATGTTCCTGAAGCGAAAGTCGCTCACGTTGCCGATCCTGGCGGCGTTGATCGCGACCGGGATGACGGAGTTCTTTCCGAAGTCGCTGGGCGTCCCGGCGCTGACGGGGCCGTTCGTGGCCGCGTCGTGGTTGATGCTGGCGGTGATCTGGCTTGAGGATCGACTGTTCGGAGAGGCTCGCTGGTTTAGCAGGCCGTAAGGCGAGGGAGGATCTGACATGCACCTGACACCCCGAGAGATCGAGAAGCTGCTGATCCATCAGCTCGCCGACGTGGCGCTGAAGCGGAAGGCGAAGGGCCTGAAGCTCAACCACCCGGAGTCGATGGCCATCATCTGCGCCGCCGCCCTCGAAGGCGCGCGCGAGGGGAAGACCGTCGAGGAAGTGATGAAGGACGCGGCGACCGTCCTGACGCGCGAGGATGTGATGGAAGGGGTCGCGGAGATGATCCCCTTCGTGCAACTGGAAGCGATCTTCACCGACGGCAGCCGCCTGGTCACCGTGCACGACCCGATCAAGTGAGTCCGCGTCCCATCGCGATCGGAGGCGACCCATGTCCAAATCGAAAAAAGCCGAACCCGAGTCGAAAGAACCTGAAGTCGAGCTCCCGACCGGCCCAGGCGTCCAGTTCGAACATCACCACGAGGCGGCGCCGCAGGCTCCTCGGGGGGCGAAGGAGGCGCCGGTCGGCGGCCTGATCCTCAAGCACGTCTCGATCGAGCTGAACGCCGGCCGCCCGACGGTGACGATCAAGGTTCGCAACACGGGCGATCGTCCGATCCAGGTCGGCTCGCATTTTCACTTCTTCGAGGTCAACCGTTACCTCGAGTTCGATCGCAGGAAGGCGTTCGGCCGCCGTCTGGACGTCCCGGCGACGACCGCCGTCCGCTTCGAGCCGGGCGACGAGAAGGAAGTGACGCTCGTGCCGATGGGGGGCAAGCAGTTCTGCTACGGCTTCAACAACCTGGTCGACGGCTGGACGGGGGACGGGCCCAACCCGGACTATCGGCCCAACGAGGATGCCGGCGTCCGGCGGGTGAAGGAACAGGGATTCAAGTCGACCAAGTCGTGAGCCAGACGGAGGCGAAGACGTGTCCAAGATCACGCGACAGCAGTACGCCGATCTCTTTGGTCCGACAGTCGGCGACAAGATCCGGCTTGGGGACAGCGACCTCTACATCGAGATCGAGCGGGACCTCCGCACCTACGGCGACGAGTTGGTCTGCGGCGGCGGCAAGACGCTCCGCGACGGCATGGGCTCGGACAACCAGCTCACGCAGGAGTCGGGCTGCCTCGACCTGGTCATCACCAACGTCACGGTTCTGGATCCCATCCTGGGCGTGCTCAAGGCGGACGTCGGCGTTCGCAACGGGCGGATCGTGGGGATCGGCAAGGCGGGGAACCCCAGCACGATGGACGGGGTCACTCCCGGCCTGAGCACCGGCGTAGCCACCGACGCCATCAGCGGCGAGCACCTGATCCTCACCGCCGCGGGGATGGACACCCACATTCACTACATCTGCCCCCAGCAGGTCTGGGCGGCGCTCTCCAACGGGACGACCACGTTCTGGGGGGGCGGCGTGGGGCCGACCGACGGCACGAACGGCGTGACCTCGACCAACGGCCCCTGGAACCTGGAGATGATGTTGCGGTCCGTCGAGGGCCTGCCGATCAACTTCGGCTTCCAGGGCAAGGGGAACAGCAGCGGTGCCGCGCCGCTGATCGAGCAGATCCGCGGCGGGGCCGCCGGGTTCAAGATTCACGAGGACTACGGGACCACCCCGGCCGCGATCCGGTCCTGCCTGGCGGTCGCCGATGAGTACGACGTGAGCGTCGCCGTTCACACCGACACGCTCAACGAGTCGGGCTTCGTCGAGGATTCGATCGCGGCGTTCGACGGACGGACGATCCACACGTACCACTCCGAGGGCGCCGGCGGCGGTCACGCCCCCGACTTGCTCAAGGTGGTGGGCCAACCCAACGTGCTCCCCAGCTCGACCAACCCGACGCTCCCCTGCGGGGTGAATTCGGTGGCTGAGCTGTTCGACATGATCATGGTCTGCCACAACCTCAACCCCAAGATCCCCTCAGACGTTGCCTTCGCCGAGAGCCGCGTTCGCGCCGAGACGATCGTCGCCGAGAGCGTCCTGCACGACATGGGCGCCATCTCGATCATCGGCAGCGACTCGCAGGCGATGGGCCGCGCTGGGGAGAACTTCCTCCGCGCCTTCCAGACGGCCGACGCGATGAAGAAGGCCCGCGGCCCGCTCCCCGAGGACGCCTCCGGCAACGACAACTTTCGGGTGCTCCGCTATCTGGCCAAGGTCACGCTCAACCCGTGCATCACCGCCGGGATCTCCAGCACTCTGGGGTCCATCGCCCCCGGCAAGCTGGCCGACCTGGTCCTCTGGGAGCCGGCCTTCTTCGGGGCCAAACCCAAGCTGGTGCTCAAGGGCGGTATGATCGTTTGGGCCAACATGGGCGACCCCAACGCCTCGCTCCCGACGCCCCAGCCGATGATGTATCGGCCGATGTTCGGCGCCTTCGGTTCAGCTCTGGCCCGCACCTGCGTCACTTTCGTCTCCCGCGCGGCGCACGATTTGAACATCAAGGAGAAGTACGGCCTGCAGCGCATTGTGGAGCCGGTCTCGACGACGCGGGTGCTGACCAAGCATCACATGGTCCGCAACGATTTCCTGCCGAAGATCGAGGTCGACCCGCAGACGTTCGCCGTGAAGGTGGACGGCGTCCACGCCACTGTGACGCCGCCCAAGACGATCTCGCTGAACCAACTGTATTTCTTCTGCTGACGCCGCTGCGGGCTGGACGGAGGACGCCGATGATCCTTATCGAGAAGCCGCTCGGCAACGAGCGGGACCCTTCGTGGGCCCAACTGCTGGAAGACGCCGTGATCGACACGCTCGACCTGGACCAGTGGCAGGCCCAGAAGAGCCGAATGCGGCTGAAGACCGAGGCGGGCGTGGAGGTGGCGATCGCCCTTGATCGCAACACCCACCTGCGCGACGGCGACGTCCTGGCCTGGGACGAACCCAACCTGACCGCCATCGTCGCGCGGGTGAGCCTGAAGGAAGTCATGATCCTGAAGCTCGACGGCCTGCTGGGCCTTCCTCCGGAGGAACTCGCGAGGGCGTGCGTCGAGTTGGGCCATGCCTTGGGGAACCAGCACTGGCCGGCCGTGGTCAAGGGGACGTCCGTGTTCGTGCCGTTGACCGTGGATCAGAAGGTGATGGAATCGGTGATGAGGACCCACGCGTTTGAGGGGATCACCCCCGAGTTCGCCCCGGGGGCCGAGATCATCCCGCACCTGGCCCCGCATGAGGCCCGTCGCCTCTTCGGCGGGGCTGAGTCCACGCCGCATTCTCACGTCCCGGCGAATATCGATGAACCCTGAGACGCGGAGAGCGGCTTGGCGACGATCGCGGAATTGATGCGGGTCCTCCAGTTCGGCGATTCGCTGCTGCCTGTCGGGGCGTTCTCGTTCTCGAACGGGCTGGAGACCGCGGTGGAAATCGGCGTGGTGCACGACGTCGAGACGCTTCGCGCGTTCGTGCGCGCGGCCGTCGAGCAAGCGGCCACGTCGGACGGCGTGGCCGTGCTGGCGACGCATCGCGCGGTTTCGGTCGGCGACATTACGGGCGTCGACCGGGCCGATCGGGCGGTGTTCGACCGCAAGCTGAACGAGGAGATGCGGACGATGACCGTCCGGATGGGCCGCAAGCTCGCTGAGATGGCCGCACGCGTCCTCGGCCCGTCGACCCCCTCCGACTGGCTCGATCGCATCAAGGCCGGCGCGACGCCCGGCTGCCTGCCCATCGGTCAGGCCCTGGTCTTCGCGGCGCTCGGCCTCTCTGAACGCGACGCCTTCGCCGTTCATCAGTACGGGCTGGCGACGATGATGATCAACGCCTCGCTGCGGCTGATGAAGATCCACTATCTGGACGCGCAGGCGGTCCTCTTCGAGGTCGACGCCGACGCTGAAGAGGCTTACTGGCGAGTCGCGAAGCTGGGGCTCGACGATATGGCGGCCTTCGCGCCAGGGTTCGACGTCCTGGCCTCGCTGCACGTTCGGGCCCACGTCCGCATGTTCATGAATTGATCGAGGAGTCGAACGAGATGGCGAAGAAGATCACGCGGATCGGCGTCGGCGGCCCGGTCGGCTCGGGGAAGACGGCGATCATCGAGGCGATCACGCCGAGGCTTCTGGACCTGGGCTCGCGCGTCCTCATCATCACCAACGACGTCGTCACCACCGAGGACGCCGCGCACGTTCGGAGGACGCTCAAGGGCGTGCTCGTGGAGGAGCGGATCCTCGGCGTTGAGACCGGCGCCTGCCCGCACACAGCCGTCCGCGAGGATCCTAGCATGAACCTCGCGGCCGTCGAGGACATGGAGGCCCGGTTCCCCGACTCGGACGTCGTCCTGATCGAGAGCGGCGGCGATAACCTCACGCTCACGTTCAGCCCGGCGCTCGTCGATTTCTTCATCTACGTCATCGACGTCGCCGCCGGCGACAAGATCCCCCGCAAGAACGGGCCGGGGATCACGCGGTCGGACATCCTCGTCATCAACAAGACCGACCTCGCGCCGTACGTCGGAGCCAGCCTCAAGGTCATGGAGGACGACTCGCGGCTGATGCGCAAGGGCCGTCCGTTCGTCTTCACCAACTGCAAGACGGGCGAGGGGATCGAGGAACTCATCGACCTGATTCGCGAGAACGTCCTGTTCGATCTTCCTACCGAGAAGGCCGCGAAGTGAGCATGATCCCCGCTCCCGAACTGGCCCCGTACCTCGACGAGCCGGCGCAGCTCCCCAGCGGCGGGTTCGGCAAGAATGCGAAGCTCCTCCTGCGCTTCGAGCGTCGGGGCGAGCGTTCGATCCTCGCCGCCATGGAACGCCGCGCGCCTCTGCTGGTGCAGAAGGCCCTTTATTGCGACGAGGGGATGCCCAGCCTGCCGGTCGTCTTCATCATCAGCAACGCGGGGGGCATCCTCCAGGGGGATCGCTACGCGATGGACTTTTCCGCCGGCCCGGGCTCGTGTGGGCACATCACGACGCAGGCGGGCACCAAGATCCACGAGATGGACGCCAACCACGCGAGCCAGACCCAGGAGATCACGCTCGACGAGAACGCCTATCTGGAGTACATCCCCGAGCCCACCATCCCGTTCGCCCGCTCACGCTTTCTGACCAGGACGCGGGTTCGGATCGCCCCCACGGCGACGCTCCTCTACGCCGAGACCCTCCTGGGCGGCCGGAAGCACTACCGCGACGGCGAGCTGTTCCGCTTCGACCTCTTCTCGTCGACCGTCGCCGCCGAGCGGCCCGATGGGTCGAGCCTTTTCGTCGAGAAGTTCATCATCGACCCCGCGCGCTCGCCCGTCGCGCGACCGGGCGTGATGCAGGGCTTCGACGTCTTCGGCAACGTCCTGTTGCTGACGCCCCCCGCCATCGCCGACGTCGTGGCGAACCAGGCCGCCTTCGGCTGGAACGAGACTGAAGGCTGGGCCGCCGGCGTCGGCCGCCTGCCCAACGACGCAGGGCTCGTCTACAAGGTTGTCGGCCGCGACTCGGCTATTGTCCGGACAAAAATCCGCCACTTCTGGTCGATCGTCCGTCCGGCGGTCAACGGACACGTCGTGCCGCCGGAGTTCGCGTGGAGGTAGGAGACGTCAGCCCTCACGTCTCGCTGCGGCCACCGCATTCCAGAGGAGCGTGGCGTAGTAGACGGGGGCGTGGTCGGCGAGGCCTCGGACGAGCAGGGGGGCTTCGCCGACGGCCAGCCGGCGCTGTTCGAAGGACAGGCGGACGGCGGCGGCCAGGGCCTGGAATCCCTCGTTCCACTCTTGCCAGAGCCGCCGAGGCGCGGCGTCGGGGACTTCCTGTTCCTCGCCGGCGTGACGATAGCCCAGCGGCCAGGGCGGAGGGACCTTGGGGATGAGATCGTCGCGGTGGACGAACCGACGGTGGACGCAGACCGGGAGCGTGTCGACGAACTCGGCGTCGCCCACGCGCGGGCATCCGTAGGTGTAGATTCCCGTCACGTCCGATTCGCGAAGGTGCGACGCCGCCAGCACCGCCAGGGCGCCGCCCAGGCTGTGGCCGGTCAGCCAGAGGGCCTGGCCAGGACGCCTTGCGGCCACGACCTCGTCGAGCTGCTGGCTGATGGCCTGGAACGCCTGAAGGAATCCCGAGTGGACTCGCCCACCCGAGGCGCGGGTTGCGGGGAGGAGTTGAGCGTCGATCTTGAGGTCCTCATTGCCGAGGATCCAGTCGACCAGCCGGGCGACTTCATTCGGCGAGAGGTTCTCCGGCACGGGAGGGACCGGCAAGCTCGTGCCGCGGAAGGCGATCACCAGGGCGTCGGGTCCTTGAAGGACCACGGCCCGCGGTTCGTCCGGGTCGCCAAGCGTCCGGGCCTGCCAGCCGAGGCCGGGCAGGGGGGATTGACGAACGCGGTCGGCGATGAAGTTCGCGTCGCCGTAGGCCAGCAGAGAGGCGTCGGCCAGGAGCCAGGCGTTCGGGTCGTCGAACGCGCCGGCAGGCGTGCGGACGGATCGCCGGGGGTCGGCCTCGAAGGGGACGACCTCGGCGAAGGCGAAGTAGGGGAAGTCGGCGGCGGGGGGCGTGAGCCCTTCGAGGGTCTCGCGCGGCGGCG includes the following:
- a CDS encoding urease accessory protein UreD — its product is MIPAPELAPYLDEPAQLPSGGFGKNAKLLLRFERRGERSILAAMERRAPLLVQKALYCDEGMPSLPVVFIISNAGGILQGDRYAMDFSAGPGSCGHITTQAGTKIHEMDANHASQTQEITLDENAYLEYIPEPTIPFARSRFLTRTRVRIAPTATLLYAETLLGGRKHYRDGELFRFDLFSSTVAAERPDGSSLFVEKFIIDPARSPVARPGVMQGFDVFGNVLLLTPPAIADVVANQAAFGWNETEGWAAGVGRLPNDAGLVYKVVGRDSAIVRTKIRHFWSIVRPAVNGHVVPPEFAWR
- a CDS encoding lipase family protein, which codes for MTLPDRPPPRETLEGLTPPAADFPYFAFAEVVPFEADPRRSVRTPAGAFDDPNAWLLADASLLAYGDANFIADRVRQSPLPGLGWQARTLGDPDEPRAVVLQGPDALVIAFRGTSLPVPPVPENLSPNEVARLVDWILGNEDLKIDAQLLPATRASGGRVHSGFLQAFQAISQQLDEVVAARRPGQALWLTGHSLGGALAVLAASHLRESDVTGIYTYGCPRVGDAEFVDTLPVCVHRRFVHRDDLIPKVPPPWPLGYRHAGEEQEVPDAAPRRLWQEWNEGFQALAAAVRLSFEQRRLAVGEAPLLVRGLADHAPVYYATLLWNAVAAARREG